A genomic segment from Cutaneotrichosporon cavernicola HIS019 DNA, chromosome: 7b encodes:
- a CDS encoding uncharacterized protein (Phenazine biosynthesis-like protein), whose translation MEPLQFYTVNAFANSPHSGSQAAVVLFPANDPRWDDETYLQAVAGDFAWPATVYLSPLGDDYAIRWFTKAGELPLCGHGTCAAAAVVFSLRGGDKINFEHPKQGPLSASLEGEVEGGLRIGISLPITPTTVSPDERQDLRKDLSSSTGLEASDVIRVAKYDWGGKSAVVQLDPETELAGLHVDPKALGAHYTVTILTQAIGVKDGMVQIRSRVFIPSVGLDEDTVTGSAHSVLTGYYLSTDGGGRNATEALMRDPNEDGDVDCSKPSTVILDGQQLSPRGGSIRCSLVNGRAWLVGKAYVTGSGTLSVFQ comes from the exons ATGGAACCCCTCCAGTTCTACACGGTCAACGCGTTCGCCAACTCGCCCCACTCGGGCTCCCAGGCCGCTGTCGTCCTTTTTCCCGCCAACGACCCGCGgtgggacgacgagacTTACCTCCAAGCAGTGGCAGGGGACTTTGCGTGGCCCGCAACAGTCTACCTTTCACCCCTAGGCGATGACTATGCGATAAGGTGGTTCACCAAGGCTGGA GAACTGCCACTCTGCGGACATGGGACttgcgcggccgccgctgtAGTCTTTTCACTCCGGGGTGGGGATAAGATCAATTTCGAGCATCCGAAGCAGGGCCCGCTTTCCGCCAGTTTagagggcgaggttgagggagGTCTGCGGATCGGAATTTCCCTCCCCATTACACCCACCACCGTTTCACCGGACGAGAGGCAGGATTTACGCAAGGACctcagctcgtcgacggggCTCGAGGCGTCGGATGTCATCCGTGTGGCCAAGTATGATTGGGGAGGGAAGAGTGCGGTCGTGCAGCTCGATCCGGAAACTGAACTTGCGGGCCTGCATGTTGATCCGAAGGCTTTG GGCGCACACTACACCGTCACGATCCTAACCCAAGCTATCGGCGTCAAGGACGGCATGGTCCAGATCCGCAGCCGGGTCTTCATCCCCTCCGTCGgcctggacgaggacacTGTC ACCGGCTCGGCCCATTCCGTCCTAACGGGATACTACCTCTCCACTGATGGAGGCGGAAGGAACGCCACTGAGGCACTGATGCGTGACCCCAACGAAGACGGAGACGTGGACTGCAGCAAACCGAGCActgtcatcctcgacggccaGCAGCTCAGCCCACGCGGTGGGAGTATTCGCTGCTCCCTGGTCAATGGGCGGGCCTGGCTCGTGGGAAAGGCGTACGTTACGGGTTCGGGGACGCTCTCGGTTTTCCAGTGA
- a CDS encoding uncharacterized protein (Pyridine nucleotide-disulphide oxidoreductase), producing MTVAQPELKNIVIVGASAAGHTLANSLAPSLPPTHRIVLIERSEFVVHMPTIVRALVVPGWEDKNLLARITQDTVFPSGSRHVVLTNNVVALGPTSLTLERAFEGSTELAFDKVVLATGASQPPPMRPVTGSSMDEYKSLLRKMQAEIKAASSIVVVGGGTVGVEVAGEINALYPEKQLTIVHGQSGLLHPGEKSNATPDPRNYVPQPTAPRVSTSLESQLHKRGVKLVFDDRVASGPNGAPLVPGPLPKVESLPLVSGGSVEADFVFMSTGNIPNSDLIKAADPSALTPSGHIAVDAHFRVLSTTLKEAYALGDVASVPAWKTLVSAAAEGTALAKILAAEIKDKVPSEYQPAKFDLSSIVTLGPPGGAGVLVLPWFGEVGAPGMVVGMKNGDFFAGKSFYARFKGADKVPTTL from the exons atgACCGTCGCCCAGCccgagctcaagaacaTTGTCATTGTCGGCG cctccGCCGCAGGGCACACGCTCGCCAACTCGCTCGCGCCCAGCCTCCCTCCGACCCACCGTATCGTCCTGATCGAGCGCTCCGAGTTCGTCGTGCACATGCCGACCATTGTCCGTGCCCTCGTCGTGCCCG GATGGGAGGACAAgaacctcctcgcccgcaTCACTCAAGACACAGTCTTCCCGTCCGGTTCGCgccacgtcgtcctcaccaacaacgtcgtcgcgctcggcccCACCTCTCTGaccctcgagcgcgccttTGAGGGATCGACCGAGTTGGCGTTTGACAAGGTCGTTCTCGCTACAGGCGCGTCGCAGCCGCCTCCAATGCGGCCGGTTACAGGATCGAGCATGGACGAGTACAAGAGCCTCCTGCGCAAGATGcaggccgagatcaaggctGCTTCGTCGATTGTGGTTGTCGGTGGAGGGACTGTTGGCGTTGAGGTCGCGGGCGAGATCAACGCTCTGTATCCCGAGAAACAACTCACTATCGTCCATGGCCAGTCTGGTCTCCTTCATCCAGGAGAGAAGAGCAACGCTACCCCCGACCCAAGGAACTACGTTCCCCAGCCTACCGCTCCCCGCgtgtcgacctcgctcgAGAGCCAGCTGCACAAGCGTGGCGTTAAGCTCGTCTTTGATGACCGTGTCGCTTCCGGTCCCAATGGCGCGCCTCTTGTTCCTGGCCCCCTGCCCAAGGTCGAGAGCCTTCCCCTCGTTTCTGGTGGATCCGTTGAAGCCGACTTCGTCTTCATGTCGACCGGCAACATCCCCAACTCTGACCTGATCAAGGCGGCCGACCCCAGCGCTCTCACGCCTTCGGGACAcatcgccgtcgacgcccaCTTCCGCgtcctctccaccaccctTAAGGAGGCgtacgcgctcggcgacgtcgcctcCGTCCCAGCCTGGAAGACGCTCGTTTCCGCTGCAGCAGAGGGTACGGCACTCGCCAAgatcctcgccgccgagatcaaggacaAGGTTCCGTCTGAGTATCAGCCCGCCAAGTTTGACTTGTCGTCTATCGTGACCCTCGGTCCTCCTGGTGGTGCGGGCGTGCTCGTCCTGCCGTGGTTTGGTGAGGTCGGCGCACCCGGCATGGTGGTTGGGATGAAGAATGGCGACTTCTTCGCTGGCAAGTCGTTCTACGCGCGCTTCAAGGGCGCGGACAAGGTCCCGACCACGCTCTAG
- a CDS encoding uncharacterized protein (FAD dependent oxidoreductase), translating to MPEFDVVIVGAGIAGSTLAAMLSPHVSLAVVDRDIAAIPGSTGHAPGVVAQINSIPALAELARRSVAYYTRIPNGFDIVGGLEVALGPGETIHTMEARATLAHSLGLAAEVLTLEEASALAPAFVREDAAGAVHFPNDGVCDAKTVTRANILKAKNNGASLIDGNVTRIANDAGWRVTLSTPNGTRVLSAAHVAVCTGAWGGQLLPTLEAAAVAVAHPYVFSERREPRPQPPQEDLLRKPGRFAPFVRFPGQTVYARDHGERDGLGSYAHPPVHIKPSSLKNQASGVAAWEPKFDGWMDASASVLPDETARTFNGPRVVIPRSTKGDGWKAMDVHDVPHAFAGLMTMTPDGMPLCGRMKEGSGGALWALVGTWVTHAAGSAGVLAPQILAALGKKTLKADDAWLRAALDPHRFDGMSEGEREKHCLDKYADIWNRKDQCVVASPRPSSRPRLAKL from the coding sequence ATGCCCGAAttcgacgtcgtcatcgtaGGCGCTGGCATCGCCGGCTCCACGCTGGCCGCCATGCTGTCGCCCCACgtctcgctcgccgtcgttgaTAGAGACATCGCCGCGATCCCCGGCTCGACAGGCCATGCTCCGGGCGTCGTAGCTCAGATCAACTCGATCCCCGCTCTGGCCGAACTCGCCCGCCGCTCTGTGGCCTATTACACGCGCATTCCAAATGGGTTCGACATAGTCGGAGGGCTCGAAGTCGCCCTTGGACCCGGAGAGACGATCCACACGATGGAAGCACGCGCGACTCTCGCCCACTCTCTGGGACTCGCAGCCGAAGTCTTGacgctggaggaggcgtcCGCTCTCGCCCCGGCGTTCGTGAGAGAAGACGCGGCGGGCGCAGTCCACTTCCCCAACGACGGGGTATGTGATGCCAAGACCGTAACAAGAGCCAACatcctcaaggccaagaatAACGGCGCATCCCTGATCGATGGCAACGTCACTCGCATCGCCAACGACGCGGGATGGCGGGTTACTCTCTCCACTCCCAACGGTACGCGGGTATTAAGTGCGGCCCATGTGGCCGTATGTACCGGCGCCTGGGGCGGCCAGCTCCTTCCcaccctcgaggcggccgcggtAGCCGTTGCTCACCCGTACGTGTTTAGTGAGCGGCGGGAACCCCGCCCTCAGCCGCCGCAGGAAGACCTCCTCCGCAAGCCGGGGCGGTTTGCACCCTTCGTCCGATTCCCCGGCCAAACCGTCTATGCTCGGGACCACGGCGAACGCGACGGACTGGGATCCTACGCGCATCCGCCCGTACACATCAAGCCCTCGTCTCTCAAGAACCAAGCCTCGGGCGTGGCGGCATGGGAACCGAAATTCGACGGGTGGATGGATGCCAGCGCTTCGGTCCTGCCAGACGAAACGGCGCGCACGTTCAATGGTCCGCGCGTGGTCATTCCGCGCAGCACCAAGGGCGACGGGTGGAAAGCCATGGACGTACATGATGTCCCGCACGCGTTTGCGGGGTTGATGACCATGACGCCGGACGGGATGCCGCTTTGTGGTCGGATGAAGGAAGGTTCGGGGGGCGCGTTGTGGGCGCTCGTTGGGACTTGGGTTACCCATGCGGCTGGGAGTGCCGGGGTTCTAGCTCCCCAGATCCTCGCCGCATTGGGGAAGAAGACGCTTAAGGCCGACGATGCTTGGCTCCGTGCCGCGCTTGATCCGCACCGCTTTGATGGGATGAgcgagggggagagggagaaaCACTGTCTCGACAAGTATGCGGATATTTGGAACCGCAAGGACCAGTGTGTTGTGGCTTCGCCAAGGCCttcgtcgaggccgcgctTGGCCAAGCTCTAG
- a CDS encoding uncharacterized protein (Major Facilitator Superfamily), with product MSSPHTKEYDVEAAPTSPPSPTPTLYRSPSTIYRERGTVPVELVNAVLEKGDVFEVVFDGPDDPRNAQNWSLAKKVFQTALITLATLWAGIGSAVLSGAAPSIKAHFGVSAVVADLANGLFVLGFALGPQVFGPLSEVQGRKWPLTLGLFLGTMFSIQSAGAGNLATLLVGRFLGGVFGAAPYAIGGGWFHDVYDSIHVQAGVSFFAAATAGGPALGPIIGAGLASTSETYGWRWAEWFMAAYGLLVTLLLALFMDEAYSPVILSKEAKRLRRETKVWAYHSELDTISITPRDIVLRYVLRPMRMLVTEPLLLVVSTYMSFVYALLYMLMAALPVIFGEYRGMGPFVLTTPLFAAFVGILVGGAIIILDMVRYKRRLAATGAESLPEERFLPMGLGAVMLPIGLLWFAFTGPAQVASPWSSIIALGFSMCGMVLIFECGIIVLIDNYRSFANSAIAANTLTRSIFGGTFPLFTAGMVHNLGYQGTWSMALLAFISLALAPIPLVFYHIGPRLRAMSKFNPDL from the exons ATGTCGTCACCACATACCAAGGAGTATGACGTTGAGGCAgccccaacctccccccCATCACCCACACCAACACTCTACCGCTCCCCGTCCACAATCTATCGCGAACGCGGCACAGTAcccgtcgagctcgtcaacgctGTCTTAGAGAAGGGCGATGTGTTCGAAGTCGTCTTCGACGGACCAGATGACCCCCGAAACGCACAGAACTGGAG CCTGGCCAAAAAGGTTTTCCAAACCGCCCTCATCACCCTCGCCACGCTGTGGGCGGGTATCGGCTCGGCGGTCCTCTCCGGCGCCGCACCTTCGATCAAGGCACATTTCGGGGTCTCGGCAGTCGTGGCGGACCTTGCGAACGGCCTGTTCGTGCTCGGTTTCGCTCTCGGACCACAGGTGTTTGGTCCCCTCTCAGAGGTACAAGGCCGCAAGTGGCCCCTAACCCTTGGGTTGTTCCTCGGTACCATGTTCAGCATCCAGTCCGCCGGCGCTGGAAATCTCGCCACATTACTCGTCGGACGCTTCCTGGGCGGCGTGTTCGGCGCTGCACCATACGCAATTGGAGGGGGATGGTTCCACGACGTCTACGACAGCATACACGTCCAAGCGGGCGTTTCGTTCTTCGCCGCCGCTACAGCTGGAGGTCCCGCTTTGGGACCGATCATCGGCGCCGGGCTTGCAAGCACGAGCGAGACATACGGATGGCGGTGGGCCGAGTGGTTCATGGCCGCGTATGGGCTTCTCGTaaccctcctcctcgcgttGTTTATGGACGAGGCGTACTCACCCGTTATCCTCAGCAAGGAGGCGAAGAGGCTCCGCCGCGAAACCAAGGTATGGGCATACCATTCCGAACTCGATACCATCTCCATCACGCCCCGCGACATCGTCCTCCGTTACGTCCTCCGCCCGATGCGCATGCTCGTCACCGAgccactcctcctcgtcgtcagcACCTACATGAGTTTCGTGTACGCGCTCCTGTACATGCTTATGGCGGCTTTGCCCGTCATCTTCGGCGAGTATCGCGGAATGGGCCCCTTCGTGCTCACCACACCCCTCTTTGCCGCGTTTGTGGGtatcctcgtcggcggtgCAATTATCATCCTCGACATGGTTCGGTATAAGCGTCGTCTGGCTGCAACGGGAGCGGAGAGCCTTCCTGAGGAACGTTTCCTCCCCATGGGTCTTGGGGCAGTCATGCTTCCCATCGGCCTATTATGGTTCGCATTCACTGGCCCGGCGCAAGTCGCGTCACCATGGTCCTCGATTATCGCCCTCGGTTTCAGCATGTGCGGCATGGTCCTCATCTTCGAGTGTGGGATTATCGTTCTTATTGACAATTACCGGTCGTTTGCCAACTCGGCCATCGCGGCCAACACCCTCACAAGGAGTATCTTTGGCGGTACTTTCCCCCTGTTTACCGCTGGTATGGTGCACAACCTCGGATACCAGGGGACGTGGAGTATGGCTCTGCTCGCCTTCATTTCTCTGGCGCTCGCACCGATCCCGCTCGTGTTCTACCACATCGGCCCAAGGCTACGAGCGATGAGCAAATTCAATCCTGATTTGTAG
- a CDS encoding uncharacterized protein (Zinc finger, C2H2 type) has product MTTVPADPCFPHPPSPLQNESHDRSPPNPRHSPASPVPTPTPSPAGWPEISLPNSAPAYTSTFPINSENSVSYIKVEHNSPSAWSEPRQSRDVLYAVPYRHPEEWHTAHAGHTTHAAHPAHQQHQQHQQHQQHQQHQQHQQHQQHSSNNPHSYQQYQAHPTHNIHQTPQYQYWSAPPYPNMPQPHQQNEEKRRQTEIQKQRRHVCPVCDKRFNRPSSLNTHMSVHTGAKPYQCLREGCGRRFSVSSNLRRHERTHDARARPQSATPARPAQASSFSAGYYSSGNNYYMQPQFDYAVPSSDLRDYAVVGPGVASTSANGSSSAMSIGVAPPQRRESAPSYYQTTPAPSSTPAQMFHAHKSMPT; this is encoded by the exons ATGACCACCGTCCCCGCCGACCCCTGTttcccccatcccccttcccccctccagAACGAGTCACACGACCGCTCCCCTCCAAACCCTCGTCACTCACCCGCCTCTCCCGTGCCAACCCCGACTCCGAGTCCCGCAGGTTGGCCCGAGatctccctccccaacAGCGCCCCGGCGTATACGTCAACGTTCCCCATCAATAGCGAGAACAGTGTTTCATACATCAAGGTCGAACACAACAGTCCGTCTGCCTGGTCCGAGCCCCGCCAGTCCCGAGACGTCCTCTACGCTGTGCCTTATCGTCACCCTGAGGAGTGGCACACCGCACACGCTGGTCACACCACGCACGCAGCACACCCAGCTCATCAGCAACACCAGCAACACCAGCAGCACCAACAGCACCAacagcaccagcagcaccagcagcacCAGCAACACTCCTCAAACAATCCCCACTCGTACCAGCAGTACCAGGCTCACCCCACCCACAACATCCACCAGACGCCGCAGTACCAGTACTGGAGCGCCCCACCTTATCCCAACATGCCACAGCCGCACCAGCAGAACGAAGAGAAGCGGCGCCAAACTGAGATCCAGAAGCAGCGTCGCCACGTCTG CCCCGTGTGTGACAAGCGGTTCAACCGTCCCAGCTCGCTCAACACGCATATGTCTGTACACACCGGTGCGAAAC CCTACCAGTGCCTGCGTGAAGGCTGCGGCCGTCGTTTCTCAGTCAGCTCCAACCTTCGTCGCCACGAACGC ACTCACGACGCCCGTGCCCGGCCCCAGTCGGCTACGCCCGCCCGTCCCGCCCAGGCGTCAAGCTTCTCTGCCGGCTACTACTCCAGCGGGAACAACTACTACATGCAGCCTCAGTTCGACTACGCCGTCCCTTCGTCGGATCTCCGCGACTacgccgtcgtcggcccCGGCGTGGCCAGTACGAGTGCCAACGgaagctcgtcggccatgaGCATCGGCGTTGCGCCGCCCCAGCGTCGCGAGTCAGCCCCCTCCTACTACCAGACTACCCCTGCGCCGTCGTCCACCCCCGCCCAGATGTTCCACGCCCACAAGTCGATGCCGACTTGA
- the HEM15 gene encoding uncharacterized protein (Ferrochelatase), with protein sequence MLRPALRPRYAHKILARGLATVRDGQPTEKKPPTAVVMLNMGGPSTLDQVHSFLSNLFHDSDLIPLPMQKVLAPLIAKRRTPKIEEQYKEIGGGSPILRWTRTQGEGMAALLDELNPESAPHKAYVAFRYAEPLTETCLEEMRADGVQRAVAFTQYPQYSCSTTGSSLNELYRVAKKEGWGANGEVKWSAIDRWPAHPGLVKAFAANIRKTLESFAPETRDEVVILFSAHSLPIEIVNRGDTYTPEVAATVYAVMQELNFSNPYRLTWQSKVGPKAWQGPQTAAMVEGLAKRGHKDICLVPVAFTSDHIETLFELDIELKEDADKLGVNLTRAGSLNDSPIFVRALADIVSTHLRDFDAGNVGSASKQLMLRCPECTSPRCARTKSWIQKGGREAEA encoded by the exons ATGCTGCGACCAGCTCTCCGACCGCGCTACGCGCACAAGATCCTAGCGCGCGGCCTTGCGACGGTCCGCGATGGTCAGCCGACTGAGAAGAAGCC gccGACTG CCGTCGTCATGCTCAACATGGGCGGCCCCTCAACCCTCGACCAAGTCCACTCTTTCCTCTCAAACCTCTTCCACGACAGCGACCTAATCCCGCTCCCCATGCAAAAAGTCCTAGCCCCCCTCATCGCAAAGCGCCGCACCCCCAAAATCGAGGAACAGTACAAGGAAATCGGGGGCGGCTCCCCAATCCTCCGCTGGACCCGCACCCAAGGCGAGGGCATGGCAGCCCTCCTAGACGAGCTGAACCCCGAAAGCGCACCGCACAAAGCCTACGTGGCCTTCCGCTACGCCGAACCACTCACCGAGACCTGTCTTGAAGAGATGCGTGCCGACGGTGTCCAGCGCGCTGTCGCCTTCACCCAGTACCCGCAGTACTCGTGCTCGACTACCGGTTCGAGTTTGAACGAGCTGTACCGCGTCGCTAAGAaggaggggtggggggcGAATGGCGAGGTCAAGTGGAGTGCTATTGATCGCTGGCCCGCGCATCccggcctcgtcaaggctTTTGCAGCTAATATCCGCAAGACCCTCGAGAGTTTTGCCCCAGAGACCAgggacgaggtcgtcatTCTCTTCTCGGCACACTCGCTGCCCATCGAGATCGTCAA ccgcGGAGACACCTACACTCCAGAGGTAGCAGCGACAGTGTACGCGGTAATGCAAGAACTCAACTTCTCCAATCC TTACCGTCTGACGTGGCAATCCAAAGTCGGGCCGAAAGCATGGCAAGGTCCGCAAACCGCAGCCATGGTGGAAGGTCTAGCCAAGCGTGGCCACAAGGACATTTGTCTCGTTCCCGTCGCATTTACCTCGGACCACATTGAGACGTTGTTTGAGCTCGACATTGAATTGAAGGAGGACGCAGACAAGCTCGGCGTTAATCTGACTAGGGCGGGGAGTTTGAACGACTCTCCTATTTTTGTTCGCGCGCTGGCCGATATTGTCAGCACTCATCTGCGCGATTTCGACGCGGGGAATGTGGGCAGCGCGAGCAAACAGCTTATGCTGCGTTGTCCCGAGTGTACGTCGCCGAGATGTGCGCGGACAAAGAGCTGGATCCAGAAGGGCGGacgcgaggccgaggcttAG
- the REG1 gene encoding uncharacterized protein (regulation of carbohydrate metabolism-related protein), whose amino-acid sequence MAQIIPSITSLPSDSGAAPSVEDIQDHLPSICVDYLSHNWTEEDVWASWRNMTRHKHEIANGVRLENASWRTWNKQRNKLRTISPETLNWLKDSDVTWLYGPLHTAKVQPVRPLKISSTADRVGIDLPNKNGKPGILKHRTLSELLSLPGPTSPDLDDTDAIDEDDFVVAGPVRAGLSHTKSETNLLRSNSMPARRRAVGLGRSGSVRAASGNNSRSKEVSPENNNRRKITFNTFVEQCVALDEPNLSQVVVDDSDDDEIIEMRSSLSRFSSGRRSSSVSSTLSQASMTIKMIAPTVLKTAGSYANNPSVPQTVHRPPLAYMPQEENTAPTIITPSFGSQSPLGQVGSRPWHIDDDQYGSPKLDYFVGPDLTGTSPRTGTYGRAPAVQTPPAQPKWRQAQTIDVPQGNMSSSSSSSSLNIAIPLGASSPQPPSRGILKVRTAPSASQQVSEPISPPAIFNYNPSVATGIGGMYGSYENAQLAIGTAATASEERSHRGRSAQRGYGSSKYDRSVPPRGSSTSSASSVGSVSRSPVDGGNSETASRPQQVDNAQHHEPMDVDASPERSSTPTPHSSPQIVLRPLKDTSPASLPHTSTRLTGPGPEPVGERPNFIDSPASVSPKATLGDVRGELSQPSDGDDDDGSTLIGRATNIANTAKDLLGALWYGSQDEAARARPAAQQHRRGASLG is encoded by the exons ATGGCCCAGATAATCCCCTCCATT ACATCGCTCCCAAGCGATTCCGGTGCTGCTCCGTCCGTCGAGGACATCCAGgaccaccttccctccatTTGTGTCGACTACCTCTCGCACAACTGGACCGAAGAAGATGTTTGGGCCTCGTGGCGCAACATGACCCGGCACAAGCACGAGATTGCCAACGGTGTTCGCCTCGAGAATGCTAGTTGGAGGACATGGAACAAGCAGCGCAACAAGCTTCGCACCATTAGCCCAGAGACACTTAACTG GCTCAAGGATTCGGACGTTACTTGGCTCTACGGCCCATTGCATACGGCCAAGGTCCAGCCCGTTCGTCCCCTCAAGATCTCGTCCACTGCAGACCGTGTGGGCATCGACCTCCCCAACAAGAACGGCAAGCCTGGTATTCTCAAGCACAGGACATTGAGCGAGCTCCTCTCTCTTCCGGGCCCCACCTCTCCCGATCTCGATGACACGGATGCcattgacgaggacgactttgTTGTTGCAGGCCCAGTCCGTGCTGGCCTTTCTCATACCAAGTCTGAGACCAACCTGCTGCGCAGCAACTCGATGCCGGCTCGCAGACGCGCTGTGGGACTGGGCCGTTCTGGCTCtgtccgcgccgcgtcgggCAACAACAGCCGCTCCAAGGAAGTGTCACCAGAGAACAACAACCGCCGGAAAATCACGTTCAACACGTTTGTCGAGCAGTGTGTCGCACTCGACGAGCCCAACCTCTCTCAGGTCGTTGTTGACGACTctgacgatgacgagatTATTGAGATGCGCTCCAGTCTGTCGCGGTTCTCGagcggccgccgctcgtcgtctgTGTCGTCGACATTGAGCCAGGCCTCGATGACTATCAAGATGATAGCCCCTACTGTCCTCAAGACGGCCGGCTCATATGCCAACAATCCGTCTGTGCCCCAGACAGTGCACCGCCCACCACTTGCATATATGCCGCAGGAGGAGAACACTGCGCCTACGATCATAACCCCTTCCTTTGGCTCCCAGTCGCCACTTGGCCAGGTCGGTAGCCGCCCCTGGCACATTGATGACGACCAATATGGCAGCCCCAAGCTTGATTATTTTGTTGGGCCCGATCTCACCGGCACAAGCCCCCGTACCGGCACATATGGTCGCGCCCCGGCTGTCCAGACTCCGCCTGCGCAGCCCAAGTGGCGCCAGGCGCAGACCATCGACGTTCCCCAAGGCAACatgtcatcgtcgtcgtcgtcttcgtctCTCAACATCGCAATCCCGCTcggcgcgtcctcgcctcAGCCTCCGAGCAGGGGTATCCTCAAGGTTCGTACCGCTCCATCAGCGTCGCAGCAGGTTTCCGAGCCCATTTCGCCCCCTGCCATCTTCAACTACAACCCGTCCGTGGCCACAGGTATCGGCGGAATGTACGGCAGCTACGAGAACGCCCAGCTGGCAATCGGAACGGCTGCCACTGCGTCTGAGGAGCGCTCTCATCGCGGCCGCTCTGCCCAGCGTGGGTATGGCTCGTCAAAGTATGACCGCAGTGTGCCTCCTCGCggctcgtcgacatcctcgGCTTCGTCGGTGGGATCCGTCTCGCGCTCTCCTGTCGACGGTGGCAACTCGGAGACGGCTTCACGACCGCAGCAGGTCGACAACGCACAGCACCACGAGCCGATGGACGTGGACGCGTCTCCAGAACGCTCTTCCACCCCTACCCCTCACTCATCGCCGCAG ATCGTGTTACGGCCGCTAAAGGACACCTCGCCTGCATCCCTTCCTCACACCTCGACTCGACTGACTGGCCCAGGACCTGAACCCGTGGGTGAACGCCCGAACTTCATCGactcgcccgcctccgTCTCTCCCAAGGCTACCTTGGGCGACGTGCGTGGCGAGCTGTCGCAGCCTtcggacggcgacgacgacgacggtTCAACGCTCATCGGCCGAGCGACCAACATTGCCAACACGGCCAAGGACCTCCTTGGCGCTCTGTGGTATGGGTCgcaggacgaggcggcgcgcgcgcgccctgCTGCACAGCAgcaccgccgcggcgcctCGTTAGGCTAA
- a CDS encoding uncharacterized protein (Cytoplasm protein), whose product MGAILNLFLQLLQVFCGGKTQQGHQQGHQQQGNQQQGYPGGQHQGGQQGYPGGQHQGGQQGGWGQQQYPPQQPQQGAWTSSNDGPGNDQQYQQWRNEARREGDMAHKCFADSQTAYKSGDGGRAHDLSQEGKRHQAKQDQLDDKAAEWIFRENNKTQPHGTIDLHGLYVKEALEQVEKAIANGQRSGLDDLRIITGKGNHSANRQAKIKPAVAEMMRKYNLSAEIDPRNTGVLVVDLQGRQMGGRTRDAGGLVDSMGGDKDGCVIM is encoded by the exons ATGGGCGCAatcctcaacctcttcctccagctcctGCAGGTGTTTTGCGGGGGCAAGACCCAGCAGGGGCACCAGCAGGGgcaccagcagcagggcAATCAGCAGCAAGGCTACCCAGGCGGTCAACACCAAGGCGGGCAGCAGGGCTATCCAGGCGGTCAACACCAAGGCGGGCAGCAGGGAGGGTGGGGCCAGCAGCAGTATCCTCCTCAACAGCCCCAGCAAGGGGCGTGGACGTCAAGCAACGACGGACCAGGCAACGACCAGCAGTACCAGCAGTGGCGGAACGAGGCTCGTCGGGAGGGTGATATGGCTCACAA ATGCTTCGCGGACTCGCAAACCGCATACAAGTCTGGTGATGGGGGTCGCGCACACGATCTCAGCCAGGAGGGGAAGCGGCATCAGGCGAAGCAGGATCAGTTGGATGATAAGGCTGCCGAGTGGATTTTCCGTG AGAACAACAAGACCCAGCCGCACGGCACGATCGACCTGCACGGCCTATAtgtcaaggaggcgctTGAGCAAGTCGAGAAGGCTATCGCAAACGGACAGCGCTcgggcctcgacgacctgcgTATCATCACAGGCAAGGGCAACCATTCTGCGAATAGACaggccaagatcaagcCAGCTGTCGCGGAGATGATGCGGAA ATACAACCTCTCAGCCGAGATCGACCCCCGCAACACGGGCGTGCTGGTTGTCGACCTTCAAGGTCGGCAGATGGGCGGGCggacgcgcgacgccggTGGACTGGTTGACAGCATGGGcggcgacaaggacggcTGTGTAATAATGTAG